One Bacteroidota bacterium DNA segment encodes these proteins:
- a CDS encoding T9SS type A sorting domain-containing protein has product MNKKIILPVIVLIIISTTNNLFAQLLTYNGKSYFLNGLNVPWNAYSTDFGLNSFLYGSTNKYDSTVFENIFIDCENYGVNCVRMWIHDDGSSSPEIDTVTGFVTGLDSVFFPNMDDFLNRALKHKIMVIPSLWSFSMLNNDYALGPNGGMHADIIQDTSKTNSYINNALIPIVQRYANQCNLLAWEIMNEPEWATTVSGNDPNITQHVPMSDMQRFVGMCAEAIHQNSNKMVTVGAATVKYNSDVNSFPTTCVGNFWKDAAIQAAYNKPLAYLDFYQIHYYDWMKQFWANYDPYDYSASYWGLDKPTIIGESQGSSTKHSTTDQLYNAFTGNYAGVLFWSYNASADSAGSFYQYKNELLAFRNAAPGIVDFDTTACLTTGIHQSVSSNAINIYPNPSEGKFTLEIPSGNFQLIITNIIGDEIYNSEIKTEKSNIDLGNQQNGIYLLKIKTKDTIIASKIIIQK; this is encoded by the coding sequence ATGAATAAAAAAATTATACTGCCTGTTATCGTTTTAATTATTATTTCAACGACTAACAACCTCTTTGCTCAGTTGCTTACTTACAATGGCAAGAGTTATTTCCTAAATGGTCTGAATGTTCCGTGGAACGCATACTCCACCGATTTTGGACTCAATTCTTTTCTTTACGGTTCAACTAATAAATATGATTCCACAGTTTTTGAAAATATATTTATTGACTGTGAAAACTACGGAGTTAATTGTGTCAGGATGTGGATTCATGATGATGGAAGTTCCAGCCCTGAAATTGATACTGTTACCGGATTTGTAACAGGACTGGATTCGGTTTTTTTTCCAAACATGGATGATTTTCTGAACAGGGCTCTCAAACATAAGATTATGGTAATACCATCTCTCTGGAGTTTTTCCATGTTGAATAATGATTACGCATTAGGTCCGAATGGAGGCATGCATGCCGATATTATTCAGGACACATCCAAGACAAATAGTTACATCAATAATGCCCTTATCCCAATAGTTCAGCGCTATGCCAACCAATGCAACCTGCTGGCATGGGAAATAATGAATGAGCCGGAGTGGGCAACAACTGTTTCAGGAAATGACCCCAATATCACCCAACATGTTCCAATGAGTGATATGCAACGTTTTGTTGGAATGTGCGCAGAAGCCATTCACCAGAACTCTAATAAAATGGTAACTGTTGGCGCTGCTACTGTAAAATATAATTCTGATGTTAATTCTTTTCCAACTACATGCGTAGGAAATTTCTGGAAAGACGCTGCCATTCAAGCCGCGTATAATAAACCACTCGCATATCTGGATTTTTATCAGATACATTATTACGATTGGATGAAACAATTTTGGGCGAATTATGACCCTTATGATTATTCTGCTTCTTATTGGGGATTGGATAAGCCAACAATAATCGGAGAATCTCAGGGAAGCAGCACCAAGCACAGCACCACCGATCAGTTGTATAATGCGTTCACAGGTAATTATGCAGGCGTACTGTTTTGGTCATACAACGCCAGCGCTGACAGCGCAGGAAGTTTTTATCAATATAAAAATGAATTATTAGCATTCAGAAATGCAGCCCCAGGCATAGTTGATTTTGATACCACGGCTTGTCTCACTACAGGCATTCATCAATCGGTATCCAGCAATGCAATAAATATTTACCCCAACCCTTCCGAAGGAAAATTCACTCTTGAAATTCCATCAGGAAATTTTCAATTAATTATTACAAATATTATAGGAGATGAAATCTATAATTCAGAAATTAAAACTGAAAAATCAAATATAGATTTAGGAAATCAGCAAAATGGGATTTATCTTTTAAAAATAAAAACAAAGGACACCATTATAGCAAGCAAAATAATAATTCAAAAATAA